In Streptomyces sp. NBC_01707, a genomic segment contains:
- a CDS encoding RidA family protein — MRERHAILSGSTFEEQIGYARAVVDGDRVHVSGTTGFDYATMTISDDVVDQAEQCLRNIEAALVEAKCTFGDVVRVRYLLPDREDFERCWPVLRRCFGEVRPAATMLMCGLSDPRMKIEIEVYARRAVA, encoded by the coding sequence ATGAGAGAGCGACATGCGATCCTCAGCGGCTCGACGTTCGAGGAGCAGATCGGCTACGCCCGTGCCGTGGTCGACGGCGACCGGGTTCACGTGTCCGGGACGACCGGCTTCGACTACGCCACCATGACGATCTCGGACGACGTGGTCGACCAGGCCGAGCAGTGTCTGCGCAACATCGAGGCCGCTCTGGTCGAGGCGAAGTGCACCTTCGGCGACGTGGTACGGGTTCGCTACCTACTGCCCGACCGCGAGGACTTCGAGCGCTGCTGGCCGGTCCTGCGCCGCTGCTTCGGCGAAGTCCGGCCGGCCGCGACGATGCTCATGTGCGGCCTCTCGGACCCCCGTATGAAGATCGAGATCGAGGTGTACGCGCGGCGGGCCGTGGCATGA
- a CDS encoding helix-turn-helix transcriptional regulator, with the protein MTDGSRRADEAVDSVLGALADPTRRRLLDLLGAQGESTATTLAEQLPVSRQAVVKHLAVLDAAGLVSGSRVGREVRYEVRPAALNATARWMDALAADWDRRLANIKRAAEEAERDSS; encoded by the coding sequence GTGACGGACGGCAGTCGCCGCGCCGACGAGGCGGTGGACAGTGTGCTCGGAGCACTGGCCGATCCGACGCGACGTCGGCTGCTCGACCTGCTCGGCGCACAGGGCGAGTCCACCGCGACGACTCTCGCGGAACAACTCCCCGTCTCGCGTCAGGCGGTGGTCAAGCACCTTGCCGTCCTGGACGCTGCCGGCCTGGTTTCCGGCAGCCGGGTCGGCCGTGAGGTGCGGTACGAGGTGCGGCCCGCGGCGCTGAACGCCACGGCTCGGTGGATGGACGCGCTCGCAGCAGACTGGGACCGTCGGTTGGCGAACATCAAGCGGGCCGCCGAGGAGGCGGAGCGGGATTCGAGCTAG
- a CDS encoding VOC family protein: protein MTYVEGVSGRMRPQQFHEAAGLEDWRVLGEGACAYFRTGSLAASAEFVQAISELAGPGECPPDIDLRHEGLTVRLITITQDYYGLTERNAELARRISAVARKLGALAVPSAVQTVQVTVDVLVGRAVIPFWRALLGYQDRADSPEDLIDPQRRGAPFYFQQMDTPRPQRNRVHIDVWVPYDQAEARIAAAIAAGGRLVTDAHAPSHWVLADAEGNEACVGVAGWTGPEPSRS from the coding sequence ATGACCTACGTTGAGGGCGTGAGTGGGCGGATGCGGCCGCAGCAGTTTCACGAAGCAGCCGGTCTGGAGGACTGGCGAGTGCTGGGTGAGGGGGCGTGCGCGTACTTCCGCACCGGTTCGCTTGCCGCCAGTGCCGAGTTCGTGCAGGCGATCAGCGAGCTGGCGGGGCCTGGAGAGTGTCCCCCCGACATCGACCTGCGGCATGAGGGCCTGACGGTACGGCTGATCACGATCACGCAGGACTACTACGGCCTGACCGAGCGGAACGCGGAACTGGCCCGCCGGATCTCTGCGGTGGCGCGCAAGCTGGGTGCCCTCGCCGTCCCGTCCGCCGTGCAGACCGTCCAGGTCACCGTCGACGTCCTCGTGGGTCGCGCGGTCATCCCGTTCTGGCGCGCCCTGCTCGGTTACCAGGACCGCGCCGACAGCCCCGAGGATCTGATCGACCCGCAGCGGCGTGGGGCGCCGTTCTACTTCCAGCAGATGGATACGCCGCGACCGCAGCGCAACCGGGTCCACATCGACGTCTGGGTTCCCTATGACCAGGCCGAGGCACGTATCGCGGCGGCGATCGCCGCCGGCGGGCGGCTGGTGACGGACGCGCATGCCCCGTCGCACTGGGTGCTGGCCGACGCCGAGGGGAATGAGGCCTGCGTCGGCGTGGCCGGTTGGACCGGGCCGGAGCCCAGCCGTTCATGA
- a CDS encoding MOSC domain-containing protein — MKLLSVNVGKPRSNPWKGLSATGIDKRPVHGPVAVTAPGPKGTGAVGLAGDRVYDVKHHGGSDQAVYAYAREDLDGWEAELGRSLDNGVFGENLTTVGLDVNGALIGERWRIGPEVVLEVSCARIPCATFQGWLERDGWIKRFTQAALPGAYLRVMEPGAIRAGDPVEIVHRPAHDVTVALSFRAMTREPELLPRLLVADALPEEDRESIRRRTTA, encoded by the coding sequence ATGAAGCTGCTCTCCGTCAATGTGGGCAAGCCCCGGTCCAACCCTTGGAAGGGGCTCAGCGCGACAGGGATCGACAAGCGGCCCGTTCATGGTCCGGTCGCCGTCACTGCCCCGGGCCCCAAGGGCACCGGCGCGGTCGGCCTCGCGGGTGACCGTGTCTATGACGTGAAACACCACGGTGGTTCCGATCAGGCGGTCTACGCCTACGCTCGCGAGGACCTCGACGGCTGGGAGGCCGAGCTGGGCAGGTCGCTGGACAACGGTGTCTTCGGGGAGAACCTCACGACCGTCGGCCTCGACGTCAACGGTGCGCTGATCGGTGAGCGGTGGCGCATCGGACCCGAGGTGGTCCTCGAGGTGTCGTGCGCCCGGATCCCGTGCGCGACGTTCCAGGGATGGCTGGAGCGCGACGGCTGGATCAAGAGGTTCACGCAGGCCGCGTTGCCGGGCGCGTATCTGCGGGTCATGGAGCCGGGAGCCATTCGCGCCGGTGACCCGGTCGAGATCGTGCACCGGCCCGCCCATGATGTGACTGTCGCTCTCTCGTTCCGTGCGATGACACGTGAACCGGAACTCCTGCCGCGCCTGCTGGTCGCCGACGCGCTGCCCGAAGAGGACAGGGAATCGATTCGCAGGCGCACGACCGCATAG
- a CDS encoding DUF899 family protein produces MRPTNLTGESAEHVSAREELRLAEIELMRHRERVADRRRRLPLGPVVDDYVFEEGPPDLHSDDAPVQAVRLSELFTRPGRDLVVYHFMYGKQQTQPCSMCTMWIDGFNGIAHHVAQNVDLAIVAAADLPALRAHARDRQWGNLRLLSAGSSTFKYDLGSEDAEGNQDSTVSVFTRDDDGSVRHFYSAHPRMSDDIDQRGIDLLSPVWHILDLTRRGRDDWFAELSY; encoded by the coding sequence ATGCGTCCGACCAATCTCACCGGGGAGTCGGCCGAACACGTCAGCGCCCGGGAGGAGCTGCGCCTGGCCGAGATCGAGCTGATGCGCCACCGCGAACGCGTCGCCGACCGGCGCCGCCGGCTGCCGCTGGGGCCCGTCGTCGACGACTACGTATTCGAGGAAGGCCCCCCGGATCTCCACTCGGACGATGCGCCGGTGCAGGCCGTGCGACTGAGTGAGCTGTTCACCCGGCCCGGGCGAGACCTCGTCGTCTATCACTTCATGTACGGCAAGCAGCAGACGCAGCCTTGTTCCATGTGCACGATGTGGATCGACGGGTTCAACGGAATCGCCCACCATGTCGCGCAGAACGTCGACCTCGCAATTGTCGCCGCAGCCGACCTGCCCGCACTCCGCGCGCACGCACGAGACCGGCAGTGGGGGAACCTGCGGCTGCTCAGCGCCGGGTCCAGCACCTTCAAGTACGATCTCGGCAGCGAGGATGCCGAGGGCAACCAGGACTCGACGGTATCGGTGTTCACCCGCGACGACGACGGCTCCGTACGCCACTTCTACTCGGCACACCCCCGGATGTCCGACGACATCGACCAGCGCGGCATCGACCTGCTCAGCCCGGTGTGGCACATCCTCGACCTCACCCGCCGGGGCCGGGACGACTGGTTCGCAGAGCTCAGTTACTAG
- a CDS encoding LLM class flavin-dependent oxidoreductase codes for MVAEATSGVAQHCPAGDAQYDARVRFAISIPQFYADGEFDPAAFRAYLTRVEQLGFDSAWTQEQTLGSKPQLGPIETMTYAAACTERLRLGCVVFVSTLHSPVHLAKSISSLDQISRGRIEVGFGTGGKQRPFAAFGIGPERYIARFYEGIEVMTRLWRDSRVGYSGEFWQLTDAAMEPKPFQKPNPPLWFGGSGRTALRRAVMSPGLFSGFFGAGQVPTASFAEQVRTVRQALAESGRPTNDFTIAKRVYIAVDGDAQRARDRINAELAALYTKRSPEIEAAAIAGTPMDCVRALREVVAAGAELILFTPLFEPAEHAERLASQVMPELEVGLGKDRP; via the coding sequence ATGGTGGCCGAAGCGACGAGCGGCGTGGCACAGCACTGCCCGGCAGGTGACGCTCAATACGATGCGCGTGTGCGATTCGCGATCTCCATCCCACAGTTCTACGCAGATGGCGAGTTCGATCCAGCCGCATTCCGCGCCTACCTCACGCGTGTGGAGCAGTTGGGCTTCGACAGCGCCTGGACACAGGAACAGACACTGGGTTCGAAGCCGCAGCTCGGACCGATCGAGACCATGACCTACGCCGCCGCGTGCACGGAGCGCCTCCGTCTCGGATGCGTGGTCTTCGTGTCCACGCTGCACAGTCCTGTGCACCTCGCGAAGAGCATCAGCTCGCTGGACCAGATCAGCCGAGGCAGGATCGAGGTCGGCTTCGGTACGGGCGGCAAGCAGCGGCCCTTCGCAGCCTTCGGCATCGGCCCCGAGCGCTACATCGCCCGCTTCTACGAGGGCATCGAGGTGATGACGCGCCTGTGGCGCGATTCCCGAGTCGGCTACTCCGGCGAATTCTGGCAGTTGACCGATGCTGCCATGGAACCGAAGCCGTTCCAGAAGCCCAATCCTCCGTTGTGGTTCGGCGGGAGCGGACGCACCGCGCTGCGACGTGCCGTGATGAGCCCGGGCTTGTTCAGCGGCTTCTTCGGTGCGGGCCAGGTTCCGACCGCGAGCTTCGCCGAGCAGGTCCGGACCGTGCGCCAGGCGCTGGCCGAGTCCGGCAGGCCGACGAATGACTTCACGATCGCCAAGCGCGTCTACATCGCGGTGGACGGCGATGCCCAGCGGGCCCGCGACCGGATCAACGCCGAGCTGGCCGCGCTCTACACGAAGCGGTCACCCGAGATCGAGGCTGCCGCGATCGCGGGCACTCCGATGGACTGTGTCCGCGCGCTGCGTGAGGTCGTCGCCGCCGGCGCGGAACTCATTTTGTTCACGCCGCTGTTCGAGCCGGCCGAACATGCCGAACGGCTGGCCTCACAGGTCATGCCGGAGCTCGAGGTGGGCCTCGGGAAGGACAGGCCGTAG
- a CDS encoding DUF5996 family protein codes for MSERLNAWPTLDYEDLAPTVDYVNRVVQVAGKYTLDEPFEVGWGNIVLDVTPRGLSTPTLRQQGVTFTVHYNLLDGGVVIEADSGSRTVPLSQGSVATFYASFCDAVDELGIHRPRSSLICEIPDAPPRFEDDNVERTWDGHAARLIWTAFNLAADGLEAWQAPFLGHHPRVGVMWGGFDLSATRYRAQPTVPPPHQPPFMQNAQLDAYVSVGFSLGDAKAPNVGMYAYIWPQPDGLGGRSWGVEGAAWHPDAGLVRLPWAKLRESADPHQAIVAFGDAVYDAAVETAGWPSDLVGPRVEGWYMSRTPPALVQHQHG; via the coding sequence GTGAGCGAACGTCTCAATGCGTGGCCGACGCTGGACTATGAGGACCTGGCGCCCACGGTCGACTACGTGAACCGGGTGGTACAGGTCGCAGGCAAGTACACCCTTGACGAGCCCTTCGAAGTCGGCTGGGGAAACATCGTCCTCGATGTCACCCCCCGGGGGCTCAGTACGCCAACCCTTCGGCAGCAAGGCGTGACCTTCACGGTGCACTACAACTTGCTCGACGGTGGCGTGGTCATCGAGGCTGACAGTGGCTCGCGGACGGTGCCCTTGTCTCAGGGATCAGTCGCGACGTTCTACGCGTCCTTCTGCGATGCGGTGGACGAGCTCGGCATACACCGACCACGCAGCTCGTTGATCTGCGAGATTCCGGATGCCCCGCCGCGTTTCGAGGACGACAACGTCGAACGCACCTGGGATGGCCACGCGGCCCGACTGATCTGGACAGCGTTTAACCTCGCCGCCGACGGGCTCGAGGCGTGGCAGGCCCCCTTCCTGGGACACCACCCCCGGGTCGGTGTGATGTGGGGCGGCTTCGACCTGTCCGCCACGCGTTACCGGGCGCAGCCCACCGTGCCGCCGCCCCACCAGCCGCCCTTCATGCAGAACGCCCAGCTCGACGCGTACGTGTCTGTGGGATTCTCACTTGGGGATGCCAAGGCGCCGAACGTCGGCATGTACGCGTACATCTGGCCCCAGCCGGACGGTCTCGGGGGCCGGTCCTGGGGTGTTGAGGGCGCCGCCTGGCACCCCGACGCCGGTCTGGTTCGTCTGCCGTGGGCCAAGCTCAGGGAGTCAGCGGACCCGCACCAGGCCATTGTGGCGTTCGGTGACGCGGTCTACGATGCCGCCGTCGAGACGGCAGGCTGGCCGTCCGACCTCGTCGGCCCCCGCGTCGAGGGTTGGTACATGAGTAGGACACCGCCCGCGCTTGTCCAGCACCAGCACGGCTGA
- a CDS encoding N-formylglutamate amidohydrolase gives MGHALPPFQLLPGAPASPVLLHVPHSARVLPDHVRAAIELDDKALELELDHITDSHTAELAAEAAAAAPLTPWRFVNGLSRLVIDPERFPDEREEMLAVGMGAVYTRTTHREPLRPPHVDPQPLIHRYFHPYAAAMTAAVDARLAATGRAVVIDVHSYPSAPLPYELHGTGLRPPICLGTDAFHTPPGLLAQAEEAFAGLGGTGINSPFSGTYVPLKHYGVDPRVSALMIEIRRDLYMPEPGGAAHPAGSTALASALAALVGVLSGPSEQEARA, from the coding sequence ATGGGCCACGCCCTCCCGCCGTTCCAGCTTCTGCCCGGCGCGCCCGCGTCACCGGTCCTACTGCACGTACCGCACTCGGCACGTGTCCTCCCCGATCACGTACGCGCCGCCATCGAGCTGGACGACAAGGCCCTGGAACTCGAACTCGACCACATCACGGACTCCCACACGGCCGAGTTGGCCGCCGAGGCAGCCGCGGCCGCGCCTCTCACGCCGTGGCGATTCGTCAACGGCCTGTCGCGGCTCGTCATCGATCCCGAACGGTTCCCCGACGAACGCGAGGAGATGCTGGCCGTCGGCATGGGCGCGGTCTACACACGGACCACGCACCGCGAGCCGCTTCGCCCACCGCACGTGGATCCGCAGCCGCTGATCCACCGCTACTTCCACCCGTACGCGGCAGCAATGACCGCCGCTGTCGACGCACGCCTGGCGGCCACCGGACGCGCGGTCGTCATCGACGTCCACTCCTATCCGTCGGCTCCGCTCCCCTACGAACTCCACGGCACCGGGCTGCGCCCACCGATCTGCCTCGGCACCGACGCCTTCCACACACCGCCGGGTCTGCTGGCCCAGGCCGAGGAGGCGTTCGCCGGGTTGGGGGGCACGGGCATCAACAGCCCCTTCTCCGGTACGTACGTGCCGCTGAAGCATTACGGCGTGGACCCGCGTGTCAGCGCGCTGATGATCGAAATCCGCCGGGACTTGTACATGCCCGAACCGGGTGGCGCCGCCCACCCCGCCGGATCGACCGCACTCGCGTCGGCGCTGGCCGCCCTGGTCGGCGTGCTGTCCGGTCCGAGCGAACAGGAAGCACGGGCCTGA
- a CDS encoding amino acid permease, whose amino-acid sequence MSDRITAAETLVAAPPAAGSPHVDAGDAGYSKDLKSRHINMIAIGGAIGTGLFLGAGGRLAGAGPSLAIAYAVCGVFAFFVVRALGELVLYRPSSGAFVSYAREFMGEKGAFAAGWLYFLNWATTAVADITAAATYAHFWGMFSDIPQWILALIALAVVLTANLISVKYFGEMEFWFAIIKVGALVAFMLIGIFLVVTQHPVDGHTPGFSTISDSGGIFPVGMLPMLLVIQGVVFAYASVELCGVAAGETKNPEKIMPKAINSIMWRVGLFYVGSVVLLALLLPYTSYSGDESPFVTVMDKLGIPGAAGVMNLVVLTAALSSLNSGLYSTGRILRSMALSGSAPKFTGRMNKGQVPYGGILLTAGFGVLGVGLNYVMPGEAFEIVLNFASIGILGTWGMIMLCSLLFWHRSRDGRVTRPSYQLPWAPYTQIVTLAFLATVVFLMWWGGGVGRTTVMCLPLIAAALVGGWFVVRRRVNDLARERQDV is encoded by the coding sequence ATGAGTGACCGCATCACAGCGGCCGAAACGCTCGTTGCCGCCCCACCGGCGGCGGGCTCCCCCCACGTGGACGCCGGCGATGCCGGGTACAGCAAGGACCTCAAGTCCCGCCATATCAACATGATCGCCATCGGCGGCGCGATCGGCACAGGGTTGTTCCTGGGCGCGGGCGGCCGGCTGGCCGGGGCGGGTCCGTCACTGGCCATCGCCTATGCGGTCTGTGGCGTCTTCGCGTTCTTCGTCGTGCGCGCGCTCGGCGAGCTGGTGCTCTACCGGCCGTCCTCCGGCGCCTTCGTCTCCTACGCCCGTGAGTTCATGGGTGAGAAGGGCGCCTTCGCGGCCGGCTGGCTGTACTTCCTGAACTGGGCGACCACGGCTGTGGCGGATATCACCGCGGCTGCCACCTATGCCCATTTCTGGGGCATGTTCAGTGACATCCCGCAGTGGATCCTTGCGCTGATCGCTCTCGCCGTCGTCCTCACGGCCAACCTCATCTCGGTGAAGTACTTCGGCGAGATGGAGTTCTGGTTCGCGATCATCAAGGTCGGCGCCTTGGTCGCGTTCATGCTGATCGGCATCTTCCTGGTGGTGACCCAGCACCCGGTGGACGGTCATACGCCCGGTTTCTCCACGATCTCCGACAGCGGTGGCATCTTCCCCGTCGGCATGCTCCCCATGCTCCTGGTGATCCAGGGTGTCGTCTTCGCGTACGCGTCCGTCGAGCTGTGCGGCGTTGCCGCCGGTGAGACGAAGAACCCCGAGAAGATCATGCCCAAGGCGATCAACTCGATCATGTGGCGCGTCGGTCTCTTCTACGTCGGCTCGGTGGTGCTGCTCGCCCTGCTGCTGCCGTACACCTCGTACTCGGGGGACGAGAGTCCGTTCGTGACCGTCATGGACAAGCTCGGTATCCCGGGCGCAGCCGGTGTGATGAACCTCGTCGTGCTGACCGCGGCGCTCTCCAGCCTGAACTCCGGGCTGTACTCCACGGGCCGCATCCTGCGTTCGATGGCCCTGTCGGGCTCCGCGCCCAAGTTCACCGGGCGGATGAACAAGGGGCAGGTGCCGTACGGCGGCATCCTGCTCACCGCCGGCTTCGGTGTCCTCGGCGTCGGCCTCAACTACGTCATGCCGGGCGAGGCGTTCGAGATCGTCCTCAACTTCGCGTCGATCGGCATCCTCGGCACGTGGGGCATGATCATGCTCTGTTCGCTGCTGTTCTGGCACCGCTCGCGCGACGGCCGGGTCACCCGCCCCTCGTACCAGCTGCCCTGGGCCCCGTACACACAGATCGTCACGCTGGCATTCCTTGCCACGGTCGTGTTCCTGATGTGGTGGGGCGGCGGGGTGGGCCGTACGACCGTGATGTGCCTGCCGCTGATAGCGGCGGCGCTGGTCGGCGGCTGGTTCGTCGTCCGGCGACGGGTGAACGACCTCGCGCGGGAGCGCCAGGACGTCTGA
- a CDS encoding transglycosylase SLT domain-containing protein, which produces MTKTKKISLGMVAAGAAVVAGTVVSAPAASAATPAQSGGNVDAWIKESLKVMHAKGIPGTYEGIRKNLMRESSGNPQAINNWDSNAMKGIPSKGLMQVIDPTFNAYHVAGTSTNIYDPVANITASANYAAHRYGSIDNVNSAY; this is translated from the coding sequence ATGACCAAGACCAAGAAGATCTCGCTGGGCATGGTCGCGGCCGGTGCCGCCGTCGTGGCCGGTACCGTCGTCAGCGCCCCGGCCGCCTCGGCCGCCACTCCCGCCCAGTCCGGCGGCAACGTCGACGCCTGGATCAAGGAGTCGCTGAAGGTCATGCACGCCAAGGGCATCCCGGGCACCTACGAGGGCATCCGCAAGAACCTGATGCGTGAGTCCTCGGGCAACCCCCAGGCCATCAACAACTGGGACTCCAACGCCATGAAGGGCATCCCCTCCAAGGGCCTGATGCAGGTCATCGACCCCACCTTCAACGCGTACCACGTCGCCGGCACCTCTACGAACATCTACGACCCGGTCGCCAACATCACGGCCTCCGCCAACTACGCCGCGCACCGCTACGGCTCGATCGACAACGTCAACTCGGCCTACTGA
- a CDS encoding LysR family transcriptional regulator, translating to MERPELPLPQLHAFTVLAEELHFGHAAARLGIAQPPLSQQIRRLEDKVGHALFTREPGRVTLTPAGRELLPAARRALTDLADGLSAARAVGSGRAGRLRIGFAASLALTVLPGMLRTFRDRHPDVHLDIHEMTTVPQVAALHDNTIDIGLLREPSAGETELALKTVLTEPFVAVLPAAHPLAAQRTVRLGQLADSPFVSLPREVGPQLHDRITGLCTAAGFTPRVTQRAVEWQTVCALVETGLGVSLAPASIRRIRLKGVAFRRIDPDDARTRVAVAWRKDDPNPLVARLLATVDHLPDCP from the coding sequence ATGGAGCGCCCCGAACTTCCCCTGCCGCAACTGCACGCCTTCACGGTGCTCGCCGAAGAACTCCACTTCGGCCACGCGGCCGCCCGTCTGGGCATCGCCCAGCCGCCGCTGAGCCAGCAGATCCGCCGCCTCGAGGACAAGGTCGGCCACGCCTTGTTCACCCGTGAACCAGGACGAGTCACCCTCACCCCGGCAGGCCGTGAGCTCCTGCCCGCCGCCCGGCGGGCCCTCACCGATCTCGCCGACGGCCTGAGCGCGGCCCGGGCTGTCGGCAGCGGCCGGGCCGGCCGTCTGCGGATCGGTTTCGCCGCCTCGCTTGCCCTGACCGTGCTGCCCGGCATGCTGCGCACCTTCCGGGACCGGCACCCCGATGTGCATCTGGACATACACGAGATGACCACCGTGCCGCAGGTCGCTGCACTGCACGACAACACGATCGACATCGGCCTGCTGCGCGAGCCCTCCGCCGGTGAAACGGAGCTCGCCCTCAAGACCGTGCTGACCGAACCCTTCGTGGCGGTCCTGCCGGCCGCACACCCCCTTGCCGCCCAACGCACGGTCCGGTTGGGCCAGTTGGCGGACTCCCCCTTCGTTTCGCTGCCCAGGGAGGTCGGACCGCAGTTGCACGACCGGATCACCGGCCTGTGCACCGCAGCAGGTTTCACACCCCGTGTGACCCAGCGAGCGGTGGAATGGCAGACCGTCTGCGCCTTGGTGGAGACCGGCCTGGGGGTGTCACTGGCCCCGGCGAGTATCCGGCGCATCCGTCTCAAGGGCGTCGCCTTCCGCAGGATCGATCCCGATGACGCCCGCACACGCGTCGCCGTCGCGTGGCGTAAGGACGACCCGAACCCCCTGGTCGCACGCCTCTTGGCAACCGTCGACCACCTGCCGGACTGTCCGTAG
- a CDS encoding SRPBCC domain-containing protein, whose protein sequence is MSEDRIERETLIEAPLERVWSLVAEPGFWVADKASLPGTVAEEGASMVAKNPEYGDFPVRVEKVEPPTYLAYRWASAFPGEELREDNSTLVEFTLTPEGDRTRLRVVESGFATLAGSEELRRRAVKDNTGGWPQELDALKARAEESV, encoded by the coding sequence ATGAGCGAGGACAGGATCGAACGCGAAACCCTGATCGAGGCACCTCTGGAGCGGGTCTGGTCGCTGGTCGCCGAACCCGGCTTCTGGGTGGCCGACAAGGCGAGCCTGCCCGGCACCGTGGCCGAAGAAGGCGCGTCGATGGTGGCGAAGAACCCCGAGTACGGTGACTTCCCGGTACGTGTGGAGAAGGTGGAGCCGCCGACCTACCTCGCGTACCGCTGGGCCAGTGCGTTCCCCGGAGAAGAACTGCGGGAGGACAACAGCACCCTGGTGGAGTTCACACTGACCCCGGAAGGTGACAGGACGCGTCTCCGCGTCGTCGAGAGCGGGTTCGCAACGCTGGCCGGGTCCGAGGAACTGCGCCGCCGGGCGGTGAAGGACAACACCGGTGGCTGGCCCCAGGAACTCGACGCGCTCAAGGCGCGCGCCGAAGAGTCCGTGTGA
- the sph gene encoding sphingomyelin phosphodiesterase encodes MPLTALRRTSGVTLSAALVAVTLAAHAPQAAAADTPSLRVLTYNTFLMSKNLYPNWGQDHRATEIARASFFQGNDVVVLQEAFDNSASDALAQNASAQYPYRTPVVGRSKSGWDATGGAYSAVTPEDGGVTVLSKWPIVRKEQFIYKDACGSDWWSNKGFVYAELNVNGTKVHVVGTHAQSTDSGCATGEAAQMRSRQFKQIDAFLDAKNIPASEQVIVAGDMNVDSRSPEYASMLADAGLAGADARTGHPYSFDTQDNSIASYRYPDDPREDLDYVLHRAGHAKPSGWTNKVVKEQSEPWTVSSWGTDYTYTNLSDHYPLIGSVG; translated from the coding sequence GTGCCGCTCACCGCGCTCCGTCGTACCTCCGGCGTAACTCTGTCCGCCGCGCTCGTCGCCGTCACGCTGGCCGCACATGCTCCTCAGGCGGCGGCCGCCGACACCCCGTCGCTGAGGGTTCTCACCTACAACACGTTCCTGATGAGCAAGAACCTGTATCCGAACTGGGGTCAGGACCACCGGGCGACGGAGATCGCGCGGGCATCGTTCTTCCAGGGCAATGATGTCGTGGTGCTCCAGGAGGCCTTCGACAACTCCGCCTCCGACGCGCTGGCACAGAACGCGTCCGCCCAGTACCCGTATCGGACGCCGGTGGTGGGCCGGAGCAAGAGCGGCTGGGACGCCACCGGCGGTGCCTACTCGGCCGTCACTCCGGAGGACGGCGGTGTCACCGTACTGAGCAAGTGGCCGATCGTCCGCAAGGAGCAGTTCATCTACAAGGACGCCTGCGGCAGCGACTGGTGGTCCAACAAGGGCTTCGTCTATGCCGAGCTGAACGTCAACGGCACGAAGGTGCATGTGGTGGGAACCCACGCGCAGTCGACCGACTCCGGATGCGCGACGGGTGAGGCGGCGCAGATGCGCAGCCGCCAGTTCAAGCAGATCGACGCCTTCCTCGACGCCAAGAACATTCCCGCGTCCGAACAGGTCATCGTGGCAGGCGACATGAACGTCGACTCCCGCTCGCCCGAGTACGCATCGATGCTCGCCGATGCCGGACTTGCCGGAGCCGATGCCCGCACCGGGCACCCGTACTCCTTCGACACCCAGGACAACTCGATCGCCTCGTACCGCTATCCCGACGACCCTCGCGAGGATCTCGACTACGTCCTCCACCGCGCCGGGCACGCGAAGCCGTCCGGGTGGACCAACAAGGTGGTCAAGGAGCAGAGCGAGCCCTGGACCGTCTCCAGCTGGGGCACGGACTACACGTACACGAATCTCTCCGACCACTACCCGCTGATCGGCTCCGTCGGCTGA